A genomic stretch from Spirochaetaceae bacterium includes:
- a CDS encoding DUF4253 domain-containing protein, translated as MSSNLNELIKKYTASEPIDFPSYLKQKKRELADYPMPVKEDVKKGYVVAANAEMMERMLYAKSFRQLGYETFIVEKPRGEADLGFIAIAPLNNDLEAILWLQTGLDFDPAWPIEIVKALALWRDYCNLHIIGAGLSWVEIDFETLPNNVESFANIIINFCEGVLSGPIRNAHDLAEHLQNERTITLRFKG; from the coding sequence ATGTCAAGTAATCTTAACGAATTAATTAAAAAATATACGGCCAGCGAGCCTATCGATTTTCCCAGCTACCTTAAACAAAAAAAGCGCGAACTAGCCGATTACCCTATGCCGGTAAAAGAAGATGTTAAAAAAGGTTACGTGGTAGCCGCCAATGCCGAAATGATGGAGCGTATGTTATATGCTAAAAGTTTTAGGCAGCTGGGCTATGAAACTTTTATCGTGGAAAAACCGCGCGGCGAAGCCGATTTGGGCTTTATCGCCATTGCCCCGTTAAACAACGACCTTGAGGCCATTTTATGGCTGCAAACCGGCCTCGATTTTGACCCGGCTTGGCCCATCGAAATTGTTAAAGCTTTAGCTTTATGGCGCGATTATTGCAATTTGCATATTATAGGGGCCGGCTTAAGCTGGGTAGAAATAGATTTTGAAACCCTGCCTAACAACGTAGAAAGCTTTGCTAATATTATTATTAACTTTTGCGAAGGCGTACTCAGCGGTCCTATCCGCAATGCGCATGACCTGGCCGAACATTTGCAAAACGAGCGCACCATTACCCTGCGTTTTAAAGGTTAG
- the dgt gene encoding dNTP triphosphohydrolase, whose protein sequence is MNPNNKMYGKDDFARRLPRTKLNDSEEYRRDDIRKDCGRVIHSYSFRKLAHKTQLFPGNEIDFFRNRLTHSLEVAQIAKSIALQLNHKLTNDYHISPDICEIAGLIHDIGHPPFGHKGERALNYCMKDFGGFEGNAQTIRILTRIEKRERLYDDEDSIISSKGGDLRLGLNLSARVLASALKYDKEIKYSQEKIASDSKPNKGYYTSNANDIEFIKKSVLGNNYQKLNTPFKTIECQIMDLADDIANATSDLEDAFKAGFLTPHDMLAPSDDVIEGLIEELAEKQSVSYNYEQILNELHTFFGEIIDMSFQESSQSTHEDFINLHKALNNYSQNGYIRTRFISNLIKTFINGVHIVGDINHQSPCLLKIDFTDDVKFDVYILKYFTYKKIISSPMLQVAETRGDEIIEKLFHKIEAAPNLLPEDFKNLYYKINDYDEAAAKRVICDFIAGMTDRYALEYYCRLFAMDPQSIFKPL, encoded by the coding sequence ATGAACCCCAATAATAAAATGTATGGCAAAGATGATTTTGCCCGCAGATTACCCCGAACCAAGCTCAATGACTCGGAAGAATACCGCCGAGATGATATACGTAAAGATTGTGGCCGAGTCATACATTCGTATTCCTTTCGTAAACTTGCGCATAAAACACAACTTTTCCCCGGCAATGAAATCGATTTTTTTAGAAACCGCCTCACCCACTCCCTCGAAGTAGCCCAAATAGCTAAAAGTATTGCCTTACAACTTAATCATAAATTAACTAATGACTATCATATTAGCCCCGATATTTGTGAAATTGCCGGGTTAATTCACGATATAGGCCACCCGCCTTTTGGCCATAAAGGGGAGAGAGCTTTAAATTACTGCATGAAAGATTTTGGCGGCTTTGAAGGTAATGCCCAAACTATACGCATTTTAACCCGTATTGAAAAACGCGAAAGATTATATGATGATGAAGATAGTATTATTTCTAGCAAAGGGGGAGATTTAAGATTAGGGTTAAATCTTTCGGCACGCGTTTTGGCCTCTGCCTTAAAATATGATAAAGAGATTAAATATAGTCAAGAAAAAATTGCTAGTGATAGCAAACCAAACAAAGGATATTATACCTCAAATGCCAATGATATAGAGTTTATTAAAAAATCTGTTCTTGGCAATAATTACCAAAAATTAAATACCCCGTTTAAAACTATCGAATGCCAAATTATGGACCTTGCCGATGATATTGCCAATGCCACCTCCGATTTGGAAGATGCCTTTAAAGCTGGGTTCTTAACTCCGCATGATATGTTAGCTCCCTCTGATGATGTTATAGAAGGTCTTATAGAAGAACTTGCAGAAAAGCAATCTGTTTCATATAATTATGAGCAAATATTAAACGAACTACATACTTTCTTTGGGGAAATAATTGATATGAGTTTTCAAGAAAGCAGTCAATCTACCCATGAAGATTTTATTAACTTACATAAAGCCCTTAATAATTACTCCCAAAATGGATATATACGCACACGGTTTATATCAAATCTAATTAAAACATTCATTAATGGTGTTCATATAGTAGGGGATATTAACCATCAATCCCCTTGCTTATTAAAGATAGATTTTACTGATGATGTAAAATTTGATGTATATATTCTAAAATACTTTACCTATAAAAAAATAATCAGCTCTCCTATGTTGCAGGTAGCCGAAACGCGCGGCGATGAAATCATAGAGAAATTATTTCATAAAATTGAAGCCGCCCCCAATTTACTGCCCGAAGATTTTAAAAATTTATATTATAAAATTAACGATTACGATGAAGCCGCTGCCAAAAGAGTTATCTGTGATTTTATTGCCGGAATGACCGACAGATATGCCCTAGAATATTATTGCCGCCTTTTTGCAATGGACCCGCAATCTATCTTTAAGCCGTTATAA
- a CDS encoding DUF5312 domain-containing protein produces MSTFEKLTFTITEQERLQLLEKLAIAPNYDDDQLVSSSETEAYDLSEEKATLLPYERFKLFFLNIFSGGKAYNNLLQDHLLTKKCKEITQSFPLFVNFEAKYYLPAFYDSLIDLAVKLSLLKKPLNNAFNRRRGEFYAFLAGEENPQIHQELMAMNPAALAARHNYDNVTLREVIKAGCNQLTSKMISEHKASIRPHIRSLALLEQLANYNFDKVINSFIGSKTASYAAINSYLKEINAILYSLQYPPAIKLLERLFLFNYKCEDINDNDIIASLKEDLPQALEAIAAIKNFNRFPLTKVIRVLEDDYFYQPNLLTGGEDWAALYQKFWLTRTAKAFNFFALNQKCNEQAARIAHILNESQPPLLPYYNNQSWPKDLPASYQYSLALINGFFTKIYQNYELKIVKPLFEQGNFYKKNGKAALAEASEMLLRVQEKLADFTANLSKDGELAIIFLPSSTALNGAEIKEKQKAAADMANRLALAITQYFLDTLNLLTLIFNGLIKGDLSGSQFDTISNMHELDAAISKFREKVVATYEQCSLLSATLFETKDTEERLAALEDNA; encoded by the coding sequence GTGAGTACTTTTGAAAAGCTAACTTTTACTATTACCGAACAGGAGCGTTTGCAGCTGCTGGAAAAGTTAGCCATTGCCCCCAATTACGATGATGACCAGCTGGTAAGCAGCAGCGAAACCGAAGCTTACGATTTATCCGAAGAAAAAGCCACTTTATTACCGTACGAACGTTTCAAGCTGTTTTTTCTTAATATTTTTAGCGGTGGTAAAGCCTACAACAACTTGTTGCAAGACCATTTATTAACTAAAAAATGTAAAGAAATTACCCAAAGTTTCCCGCTGTTTGTTAATTTTGAGGCTAAATATTATTTGCCGGCCTTTTACGACAGCCTCATCGATTTAGCCGTTAAGTTATCGCTTTTAAAAAAGCCGCTCAATAATGCCTTTAACCGCCGGCGCGGCGAGTTTTATGCTTTTTTAGCCGGCGAAGAAAACCCGCAAATTCATCAAGAACTTATGGCTATGAACCCCGCCGCTCTGGCAGCCCGGCACAACTACGATAATGTTACCTTGCGTGAGGTTATTAAAGCCGGTTGCAACCAGCTAACCTCAAAAATGATAAGCGAACATAAAGCCTCTATCCGCCCGCATATCCGCAGTTTGGCCCTGTTAGAGCAGCTGGCCAACTATAACTTTGATAAAGTGATTAATAGTTTTATTGGCAGTAAAACTGCTTCTTACGCCGCCATTAACAGCTATTTAAAAGAGATTAACGCCATTTTATATTCACTGCAATATCCGCCGGCCATTAAATTATTGGAGCGCCTGTTTTTATTTAACTATAAATGCGAGGACATTAACGATAACGACATCATAGCCTCTTTAAAAGAAGATTTACCCCAAGCGCTCGAGGCCATAGCTGCCATTAAAAATTTTAACCGCTTTCCGCTTACTAAAGTGATTAGAGTGCTGGAAGACGATTATTTTTACCAGCCCAATTTACTTACCGGCGGCGAAGATTGGGCGGCTCTTTACCAAAAATTTTGGTTAACCCGCACCGCTAAAGCCTTTAACTTTTTTGCGCTTAACCAAAAATGCAACGAACAAGCGGCCCGTATTGCCCATATTTTGAACGAAAGCCAGCCGCCGCTATTACCTTATTACAATAACCAAAGCTGGCCTAAAGATTTACCGGCCAGCTACCAATATTCGCTGGCTTTAATTAACGGCTTTTTTACTAAAATTTATCAAAATTACGAATTAAAAATAGTTAAACCGCTTTTTGAGCAGGGCAATTTTTACAAAAAAAACGGTAAAGCCGCCTTAGCGGAAGCCAGCGAAATGCTGCTGCGCGTACAAGAAAAACTGGCCGATTTTACCGCCAACTTAAGTAAAGACGGCGAACTGGCAATTATCTTTTTGCCCAGCTCGACCGCTCTTAACGGTGCCGAAATTAAAGAAAAACAAAAAGCCGCCGCCGATATGGCCAACCGTTTAGCTTTAGCCATTACTCAATATTTTTTAGATACCTTAAATTTATTAACTTTAATTTTTAACGGGTTAATTAAAGGCGACCTCAGCGGCAGTCAATTTGATACCATTAGCAA